TGCTTCGTGCTCTGCCCGCCCGGCTTCGAGCGCCTCAACGAGGTCTCGAACGCCGCGAGCGACCTGCTCCTGGACGTCTTCGGCCCCGATGCCGGCCGGATGGGACGCGCCTCGATCGGCGCCACCGCCCTGTCGCGCAGCGCCTGCTTCGAGCTCTGGCTCAGCCTGGAGTGCCGCTCGCGCTGAGCGCGGAGGTCGACGACGCGCCGGGGAACACGGAGCGCCTCGCGCGCGTTGCCTCTGACATGACGGTTCCCCTCTCGATCCTCGACCTCGCCCCCATCGCTCCCGGAGAGACCGCGCGCGACAGCTTCGCCGCGTCCGTGGCCCTGGCGCAGCAGGCCGAGCGGAGCGGCTACCGCCGGGTCTGGTACGCCGAGCACCACAACATGGCGTCGATCGCGTCGAGCGCCACCTCGGTGCTCATCGCCCACGTCGCCTCGCAGACCTCGACGATCCGTCTCGGCTCCGGCGGCGTCATGCTGCCGAACCACTCGCCGCTGCAGATCGCCGAGCAGTTCGGCACCCTCGAGACCCTGCACCCGGGGCGCATCGACCTGGGGCTCGGCCGCGCGCCCGGCAGCGACCAGGCCACCTTCCGCGCCCTGCGCCGCGATCCGGCGTCGTCCGACCGGTTCCCGGAGGACGTCCTCGAGCTCCAGGCCTTCCTCGCCGGCGAGTCGCGCGTGGCCGGCGTGAGCGCCACCCCCGGCGCCGGCACCCGCGTGCCCCTCTACATCCTCGGCTCCTCGCTGTTCGGCGCCCAGCTGGCCGCCGCCCTCGGGCTGCCCTACGCCTTCGCCTCGCACTTCGCGCCCGACGCGCTGCACCAGGCCGTCGCCGAGTACCGCCGCGGCTTCCGCCCCTCCGAGCAGCTCGACGCGCCCTACGCGATCGCCGGAGTGAACGCGATCGCCTCCGACAGCGTCGACGACGCGCACGAGCAGTTCGCGCAGATGAAGCGCGCCCGGCTGATGATGCTGCTGCGCCAGAGCGGCCAGATCCCGCTCGACCGCACCTTCGACGACGAGGAGCTCGACGCCCTGCTCAGCGCCCCGATCGGTGCGCACGTGGCGAGCATGACGACCTACACCGGCGTCGGCACGGGCGAGCAGGTGGCGGACTACGTCGCCGACTTCGCACGCACCGCCGACGTCGACGAGGTCATCGTCGCCCACGCGTCCCTCGTGACGGAGGCGCGGCTGCGCTCGGTCGCGCTGCTCGCCGACGCGAACGAGCGCGTCGCCGCGTAGGACTCCCCTAGGCGGATCCGCTGCCGCCGAGCGGGTGCACCGCGACGACCGCCGCGACCAGCACCAGTGCGGCCGCGGTGACCACGACCTCGAGGTGCGGCACCGGCTCGCGCGTCCACGCGCACACGAGGAGGCGCACCGCGCAGCCCCCGCCGAGGACGGCCGACCAGACGACGAGCAGCCAGCCGATCAGCCGGGCGAGCGAGAAGAGCAGCTCGACGTCCGCGATCCGCGGCGCGACTCCGAGCGCCACCGCGGCGCCGCAGGCCAGGACGAGGGACGCGACCGGGATCACGACGCTCTCGTGCTCCACGACCCGCTCCACGTCGCCGACCCTAGGCGCGCCCGGCGAACGCGACGCGTCCGGCCCGGGAACGAGCGGTGCGCCGATCCGTCGCGAACGGCTCCCTCGATCGCGTCGGGGCGACCGTCCGTGACGGATCGATCGCGCGCCGCACCCGATCGGGGATCTCGACGCCCGAGCGCGCCCGCGGGACGATGAGCGCTCGCGACGAAGGAGTGCAGCGTGTTCGGGAGACGAGCCTGGGAGCCGGCGATCGCGACGATCCTGCTGGTGCACATCAAGCGGGTCTCGAGCGACGGGCTGACCCCGACGCGCGAGTGGTCGGCCGACGTGACGCGGGCCGACGGATCGGTGCGGCGCGCGAAGATCGACGAGCCGCGCTGGGTCACCGACTTCTGGCCGCCCGACGCGGGCGCCGTCGTGAAGGTCGAGGTCGACCCGAGGACCGGAGCGGTCCGCTTCGACGTGAAGAACGATCCGCAGCTGAGCCTCCGCGGCCAGGAGAAGCTGAGGGCGGAGCAGTTCAAGCGCTCGCTCGACGACTGACACCTCCGCGGATGCGGCAGTAGACTAGTCCTCATGCCGCAGTTGAGGATCCGGGACGCCGCGCACTTCCTCGGGGTCAGCGACGACACCGTCCGCCGGTGGATCGACCTCGGAGTGGTCGAGAGCGAGAAGGACGGAGCCGGCCGCGGCGTCGTCGACGCTCTGGCCGTCGCCGAGCTGGCGCGGAGGAACGCGGTCCTCCCCGCCGACCCGTCCGAGATCGGCCGCTCGGCGCGCAACCGGCTCGTCGGAGTCGTGACCGAGGTCGTCGCCGACACCGTCATGGCGCAGGTCGAGCTGCAGTGCGGCCCGCACCGCATCGTCTCGCTGATGAGCAGCGAGGCCGTGCGCGAGCTCGGCCTCGAGCCCGGCTCGATCGCGATCGCCGTCGTGAAGGCGACGACCGTCATGATCGAGACCCCCGCCGGGAAGGCGTAGCCGCGTGACCGCCTCCCGGGCCCTCGCCACCGCCCTGCTCGCGGGAGCCGCCGCGCTCGGCCTCACCGCGTGCGCGAGCAGCCCGGCGTCACCGGCCACGGCGACCGACGGCGCGATCACCGTCTTCGCCGCCGCCTCGCTCAAGGGCGCCTTCACCGAGCTCGCCGACGAGTTCGAGGCCGCGAACCCCGGGGTCACCGTCGAGCTCGCCTTCGCCGGCTCCTCCGACCTCGTGACCCAGATCACCGAGGGGGCGCCCGCCGACGTCTTCGCGTCGGCGGACGAGAAGACCATGGCGGAGCTGACCGACAGCGGCCTCGTCGACGCCTCCGCGCCCGTCGACTTCGCGACCAACGTGCTCGAGATCGCGGTGCCCCCGGGCAACCCGGCGGGCATCGCCTCCTTCGCCGACCTCGCCGGAGCGGGTGTGAAGACCGTGGTCTGCGCCCCCCGGGTGCCGTGCGGTGCCGCGACCGTCACGGTCGAGACGGCGGCGGGAGTCGATCTCGCGCCGGTGAGCGAGGAGTCGTCGGTCACCGACGTGCTCGGCAAGGTGACCAGTGGTGAGGCCGACGCCGGTCTCGTCTACGTCACCGACGTGCTCGCCGCGGGCGACGCCGTCGAGGGCATCGGCTTCGCCGAGTCGTCCGAGGCGGTCAACACCTACCCGATCGCGCCCCTGGCCGGGTCGAGCGCCACCGCGCAGGCGTTCGTCGACTTCGTCAGCGGAGACGCCGGGCGGCGAGTGCTCGCGTCCGCGGGCTTCGGCGCGCCGTGACACCGGGCGTCCCGCGCTGGGTGATCGCCGTCGCGGTCGTCGGCGGCGCCTTCGTGGTGCTGCCGCTGGTCGCGATGATCACCCGGGTGGACTGGGCCGAGTTCCTCCCCCTGATCACCTCCGAGGCGTCGCTCGACGCTCTCGCGCTGAGCCTGCGCACCTCCCTCACCGCCACCCTGCTCTGCCTGCTGCTCGGCGTGCCGATGGCGGTCGTGCTGGCCCGCACGCGCTTCCGCGGGCAGCGGATCCTGCGCGCCCTGGTGCTGCTGCCCCTGGTGCTGCCGCCCGTCGTCGGAGGCATCGCGCTGCTCTACACGTTCGGCCGCCGCGGCCTGCTCGGGCAGTCGCTGGAGGTGCTCGGCGTCAGCATCGCGTTCTCGACCACCGCGGTGGTGCTCGCGCAGACCTTCGTCGCCCTCCCGTTCCTGGTGCTCAGCCTCGAGGGGGCGCTGCGCACGGTCGGCACCCGGTACGAGGCCGTCGGGGCGACCCTCGGCGCACGGCCGACCACGGTGCTCCGGCGCGTCACGCTGCCGCTGGTGCTGCCGGCGCTCGTCTCGGGAGCCGTGCTGTCGTTCGCGCGCGCGCTCGGCGAGTTCGGCGCGACCCTCACCTTCGCCGGATCGCTGCAGGGCGTGACGCGCACGCTCCCGCTCGAGATCTACCTGCAGCGCGAGACGAGCCCCGATACCGCCGTCGCGCTGTCGCTGGTGCTCGTCGTGTTCGCCGTCGCGGTCGTCGCGCTCGCCCACCGCGTCGGCGAGACCCGGGTCCGCTCGTGATGCTCGAGTTCGGCGCCGCGCTCGCCGCCCGCGGAGTCGACGTGGAGCTCTCGATCGACGAGGGCGAGACCGTCGCGATCCTCGGACCCAACGGCGCGGGCAAGTCGACCCTGCTGTCGGTGCTCGCCGGCCTGCTGGTGCCCGACGCCGGGCGCGCGACGCTGAACGGCCGGGTGCTCTTCGACCTCGCCGCCCGCGGGCCGAGCCGGTGGCGACCGCCGCACGACCGCGGAGTGGCGCTGCTCGCCCAGGACGCCCTGCTCTTCCCGCACCTCAGCGCACGCGACAACGTCGCGTTCGGCCCGCGGAGCAGCGGAGCGTCGCGGGCGACCGCCGGCGCCCGCGCGGACGAGTGGCTCGCGCGCGTCGGCGCCTCCGACCTCGCGGCCCGCCGGCCGGCCCAGCTCTCGGGCGGCCAGGCGCAGCGGATCGCGGTCGCGCGCGCCCTCGCCGCCGAGCCCGCGCTCCTCCTGCTCGACGAGCCGATGGCCGCTCTCGACGTCTCGGTCGCCCCCGCCCTCCGGCGACTGCTGCGCGAGGTGCTCGCCGACCGGACCGCGGTGATCGTCACCCACGACGTGCTCGACGCCTACACCCTCGCCGGGCGGGTGATCGTGCTCGAGCGCGGCCGCATCGTCGACGCGGGCCCGACCCGTGCCGTCCTCGACCGGCCGACCACGCCGTTCACCGCGAACCTCGTCGCCCTCGACCTGCTCACCGGAGCCGCGCACGGCGGGACCGGCCTGCTGACGGACTCCGGGGTGGTCGTCGCCTCCCCCGGCGAGGACATCGCAGAGGGGCGCCCGGCCGCCGTCGCCGTGAGCCCCGGCCGCGTGACGGTCTCGACGGGCGCCGCTCCCACCGCCGAGAACGTGCTGCCCGGTGTCGTCACCGACATCGAGCCCCGCGGCGACGTCGTCCGCGTGCGCTCGGCCGGGCTCGCCGCCGACCTCGCCCCCGGCACGGCCGCCGCCCTCGACCTGGCCGTCGGCGACCCGGTCTGGTTCGCCTTCGCGGCGGCCGACGCGATCCGCTACCCGCTCGGCGCCTAGCCCGCGAGGGCTCAGCGCCAGAGTCGCGCCGAGGCGAGCTCCGCGCCGCGGGCCAGCGACTCGAGCTTCGCCCAGGCGATCTGCGGATGGATGCGCCCGCCGAGTCCGCAGTCGGTCGCGGCGACGACGTTCTCGCGTCCGACCACCGAGGCGAAGCGCTCGAGGCGCTGCGCGACCAGCTCGGGGTGCTCGACCACGTTCGTGGCGTGCCCCACGACTCCGGGCACGATCACCTTGCCGTCGGGCAGCGCCACGTCCTCCCAGACCGTCCACTCGTGCTCGTGGCGCGCGTTCGCGGCCTCGAAGGAGTAGGAGCCGGCGTCGATCCCGAGCATCAGGTCGACGATGTGCCGGAACTCGATGTCGGTGGTGTGCGGTCCGTGCCAGCTGCCCCAGCAGAGGTGGAAGCGGATGCGGTCCTGCGGGAGGCCGCGCAGCGCGTGGTTGAGCGCCTCGACGCGGATGCGGGTGAAGGCGCGGTAGTCCTCGATCGAGGGCTCGGGGTTGATCTGGTCCCAGTTCTCGGCGATCGAGGGGTCGTCGATCTGCAGGATCAGGCCCGCGTCGATCACCGCCCGGTACTCCTCGCGGAGCACGTCGGCCCACGCCCAGATGTGCTCCTCCTCGGTGGCGTAGTGCGCGTTGTGGATGCGCGCCCCGCTGCCCGGCGAGAGCGAGGTGATGAAGCCGTCGGCGATGCCGGCGTCGTCGAGCGCCCTGCGCAGGTTGCGGGCGTCGGTCGCCACCGCCTCCTGGCCGATGTAGCGCAGCGGCCCGGTGGTCGAGGGGAACGCGGTCGCGTTCTTCCCGGTCGAGATGCCGCTGTCGGGGTCGGAGTAGGCGTCTCGGAAGAGCGTCCAGTCGCGACGGTCCGGGAACGAGGTGAGGCGCACGTGCCCCGGCTCGGAGCGGACGGGCTGCGAGCTGAAGATCGACTCCTCCGTCACCGAGAGGCCCGCGACGCGCTGGAACGAGTACGACCACCACGCGCCGTAGTCGACCGCGCTCGACATCGCCTTGCCGAACTCGCCGTCGCCCGGGATCGTGATGCCGACCGCGTCCTGCCGGCGGACGAGCTCGTCGACGGCGCTCGCGAGCAGCTCGTCGAACTCCGGGGTGCGCTCGAGCGTGAAGCCGTCCTCGGCGATCCGGCGCGCCTCGTTGGCGGCGATCAGCGCGGGAGTGCGCGGCAGGCTGCCGGCGTGGGAGGTGGGGATGCGGTCGACTGACATGGCCTCACGCTACCCACGCCCGCCGCGCGCCCGCCGCCGTGCGTAGCCGTGTGACGCCCGCCCGTCGGCCCGCTGGTCGAGTAGCCGTTCTCGACGGCGAGGAAGAAGGTGCGCCCGCCAGCCTGCCCGCCAGCCCTGCCTGCCAGCCTGCCCGCCTGCCCGCCAGCCCTGCCTGCCCGCCCGCCCGCCAGCCCTGCCTGCCAGCCCTGCCGCCTGCCCGCCCGCCCGCCAGCCCTGCCCGCCAGCCCTGCCTGCCAGCCCTGCCGCCTGCCCGCCCGCCCGCCAGCCCTGCCTGCCTGCCTGCCTGCTGGTCGAGTAGCCGCCGCAGGCGGCGTATCGAGACCCCCGTCCGTCAGCAGGGGGTTCTGCAGACCCGGCTTCCGACGCTGGTGGATCTCGATACGCCCGCTGCGCGGGCTACTCGATCAGCGGTAGCGGTGTCCGGACGGAGAACCGATTCCCTCCGCGAGGGGGCGGCCCTCAGAGCGCGATGACGACGCTCTTCGACTCGCAGAACGAGCGCAGCGCCTCCTCGCCGAGGTCCCGGCCGAGGCCCGACTCGCCCACGCCGCCGAACGACAGCGCGGGATCGAACAGGTTGTACGTGTTGACCCAGACGGTGCCCGCGCGCAGGCGCCGTCCGAGCCGGTGCGCGCGCGACAGATCGCGGGTCCACACTCCCGCGGCGAGGCCGTAGCTCTGGTCGTTGGCGATCCGCACCGCGTCGTCCTCGTCGTCGAACGGGATGATGCCGACGACCGGGCCGAAGATCTCCTCGCGCGCGATGGTCATCGAGTTCGTGACTCCGGTGAACAGGGTCGGCTCGACGTAGTAGCCGGGGCGATCGGGAACGCCGCCGCCGACCGCGACGACCGCGCCCTCCTCCTGGCCCTTCGCGATGTAGCCGAGCACCTGCTGCCGCTGCTCCTCCGACACGAGCGGGCCGACGGTCACTCCCCCGGCGAGTCCGTCGCCGAGCGCGACGCGGCGCACGGCCGCGGCGAGCCGCTCCGTCGTCTCCTCGAGGATCGAGCGCTGCACCAGCAGCCGGCTGCCCGCCGTGCACATCTGGCCCGAGTGGCCGAAGGAGGCGCGCATCGCGGTGAGCACGGCGGCGTCGAGATCCGCGTCCTCGAACACGATGTTCGGGCTCTTGCCGCCGAGCTCGAGGGTCAGGCGCTTGAAGTCGGCCGAAGCGGCGGTCATCACCTTCCGGCCGACCTCGGTGCTGCCGGTGAACGAGACCTTGTCGACGTCGGGGTGCACGGTCAGCGCCGCGCCGACGCGGCCGTCCCCGGTGAGCACGTTGACGACTCCGGAGGGGACCCCCGCCTCCTCGCACAGCGCCGCGAGCCGGAGCATCGTCAGCGGAGTCTGCTCGGCCGGCTTCACCACGACGGTGCAGCCCGCGGCGAGCGCCGGCGCGAGCTTGAACGCGGCCGTCATGATCGGGAAGTTCCACGGGAGGATGAGCGCCGCGACTCCGACCGGCTCGAGCGTCGTGTAGACGTGGTGCTGCCCGCCGTCGACCGGGACCACCGTTCCGGTGAGGCGCGAGGGCGCGCCGGCGTAGTAGCGGAACACGCGCGCCGAGGTCGCGGTGTCGGCGCGGGAGCGCTCGATCGGCTTGCCGTTGTCGCGGGTCTCGAGCACCGCCAGCTCCTCGAGGCGCTCCTCGATCAGGTCGGCGACGCGGTTCAGGATGCGGCTGCGGTCGTGCGGGTTCATCCCGCTCCAGCGTGCGTCCTCGTGCGCGCGGCGGGCGGAGGCGACGGCCGCGTCGATCTCGGCGGGTCCGGCCTGCGGGACCCGCGTGAGCAGCTCCTCCGTCGCGGGGTCGAGGATGTCGAGCAGCTCGGCGCCCTCGGGCGCGAGCCAGGCGCCGTCCACGAGGAACGGCTCGATCGGCTCGAGGGGGGCGAGCGTGTCTCTCATGCGGTCTGCGTCTCTCTCATCGGGGCGTGTCGCTGGCGTGTCAGGGGCGGTCGAGCAGGCGGGCCGGCTCGGCGACGCTGATGCGGTGCAGCACGTCGTCGGCGACTCCGAAGTGGCCGAGCGCCGGCAGCACGCGGGCGGTCAGGTGATCGAGGCCGTGGCCGCCGAAACGGCGCAGCTGGCCCTTGGTCCAGGTGCTGTGGCCGAGCACCCAGCGCAGGTCCGGGTCGGTGCCGAGCAGCTCGAGCAGCGCGTCGAGGCGCTGGGGGTCGCTCGCGTTCCGGATGCGGCCGACGTGCGCGCCCTCGTTGCCGAAGCACATCTCGAGCACCGCGCCGGCCTGGCCGAGATCGCGGAGGTAGGGGAGGTCGAGGAACTCGTCCACGGTGCTGAACACGACGCGGGAAGCGTCGACTCCCTCGGCGAGCACGTGCTCGAGCACCTCGAGCCCGTTGCGGGCGTCGGCGGCGAGGCGCACGGTGATCGCGGAGCCGGTCGCCGCGGCGGCGCGGGCGGCGGCGGTGAGGCTGAGGCGCTCCTCCTCGCCGTCCGGAGTCGCGAAGGCGCCGGTCGTGCCCATCAGGCCGAGGAGCCCGGCGCGGTAGCCGGCGCCGGGGATCGCGTCGGTGAGGGCGTTCTCGAAGAGGGTCGTGCGGCCGTCGAGGTCGAGGGCGAGGTACCACTCGGGCAGGAGGCGCGGGAGGTAGGCGCCGTAACCGGCGATGACGGTTACTCCGCTCGCGCGCGACAGCGCCGGGAGGCGCTCGTGGTCGGGGCCGAAGCCGAGCGAGCTGAGGTCGACGGCGGCACCCAGGCCCGAGGCGGCGCCGATCCGCAGCTCCTCGGCGAGCAGCTCGGGGTCGTCGAGGCGGAGGTTGTCGGCGAGGGCGAGCTGGCTCCAGCGCAGGGCCGCGGCGAGCTCGGCGGTCACGGGCGCGTCGGGGTCGAGTCGCCGCTCGACTCCGGGGCGCTGGAGCGCGCTCGCGTCGGTGAGCAGGTGCTCGTGCATCGACACGGCGCCGAGGCCCGCGGGCTCGACCGGGCCGAGGACCGTCTGGATCGCCATCCGTCACCTCTCGCGCGACGCGGTGCCGCTGGATCCAATATACAGCGGTCTGGATCCAGCACGCCTTGATCGCGGCTCTCGGCGCCCTCCCAGTCCGGGCATCGGCCCTCCTGAGTAAACTCGACGGCAGCAAGGGGAGTACTCCCGACTGCGGTGAGCCCGTCATTACGGACGCGACAGAGCGTCCCGGGCCATCGGCTCCGCCACCACCTCCACGAGGTCGTCGGCCGGAGTGGAGGAGACCTTGGTCCCGTGTCGACCACCCCTTGGAGTACCCCGTGCAGGTCACCCCCGCCGTCTGGCTCATCACGATCGCCGTGACGATCGCCTTCTTCGTCTACGAGTTCTTCGCCCACGTGCGGAAGCCGCACGAGCCGACCATCGGCGAGTCCGCCCGCTGGTCGGCCTTCTACATCGGCCTCGCGCTGCTCTTCGGCGTCGGGATCGGCTTCGTCTCCGACTGGCGCTACGGCGGCGAGTACTTCGCCGGCTACCTCACCGAGAAGGCGCTGTCGCTCGACAACCTCTTCCTCTTCCTCATCATCATGACCGGCTTCGCGGTGCCGAAGATCTACCAGCAGAAGGTGCTGATGATCGGCATCGTCATCGCACTGATCATGCGCGGAGGCTTCATCGCCGTGGGCGCCGCGCTGATCGAGAACTTCTCGTGGGTCTTCTACCTCTTCGGCGCCCTGCTCTTCGTCCTCGCCTACCAGCAGATCAAGGGCGACCACGGCGACCCCTCGAACAACGCGTTCATGCGCTTCGTGCGCCGCATCCTCCCCGTCACCGACGAGTACCACGGCGACCGGCTCACCGTGAAGAAGGACGGCCGCCGCTTCGTCACCCCGATGCTGCTGACGATCGTCGCGATCGGCTTCATCGACCTCGTCTTCGCCCTCGACTCGATCCCCGCGATCTACGGTCTGACCAACGAGGCCTACATCGTCTTCACCGCCAACGCGTTCGCCCTGATGGGCCTGCGTCAGCTGTTCTTCCTCATCGGCGGTCTCCTCGAGCGCCTCGTCTACCTCAGCCAGGGCCTGGCCGTGATCCTCGGCTTCATCGCCGTCAAGCTCGTGTTCCACGCCCTGCACGTCAACGAGGTGCCCTTCATCAACGGCGGCCGGCCGCTCCTGTGGGTGCCCGAGATCCCGATCTGGTTCTCGCTGACCTTCATCGGCACGACCATCGCGGTCGCGACCATCGCGAGCCTGGTGAAGACCCGCGGCGACCGCTCGAAGTCCGACCGCGCGACGGTCGAGGGCGCGCCGATCGAGACGGCGGCCGACGCCGACTCGCGCGTCGAGCGCACGACCGACGCCTAGCCCCGTCACTCGGCGAGGAGCAGGGTGTAGACCTTCGCGATCCGTCCGTCGCGGATGAAGCACGCGTCGAGTCCGCGCACGACGGGCGGCTGCCCCTCCGGCCCGAAGCTCCAGGCGAGGTATCCCATGTCGTGATTGACGTAGACCCGGCCGGCCGGCGAGAAGACGAAGCCGGGAGCGTCCTCGAGGAGCTTCCCCGCCTTCGCATCGAGGGCGTCGTAGCCGTCGACGATCTCGTCGGGATCGAGGAACGAGACGTCCTCGGTGTAGGTGCGCTCGATGGCCTCCCGGCGCCGCACGGGATCGCGTTCGCCGAACACCTCGAGGAGGTTCGCGGTCATCAGGGTCTCGATCTGATCGGTCATCGTCGTCGTCCGTTCGGTGTCGTCGGTGGTGGGGTCAGGGCCGCGAGGCGCGTCGGTCGACCCAGTCGAAGACGAGCCTGCGCTCCTCGATGAACCAGGCGCCGTCGATCGCGATGAAGCGGTCGAGGTAGCGGAGGGACATGGTCAGGAGGATGCGCTCGCCGTCGTCGTGGAGGAGGTGCGAAGCCAGGCAGTAGGTCTCGCCGACCGCGCTGCGCCGGCCGGTCGCGACGACCGTCGACTGCCCGTTCAGATAGGTCGTCACGTCGTACTGGGCGATCAGCTGCGCGAAGGTCGCCGTCAGCTCCTCGCGCCCCGTGATGGTCCGAAGGGGCTCGTTCGCACTCGGGTCGCCCTCGTACAGGACGACCCGGCCGTCGGGCGCGAAGACCGCCGCCTGCCCCTCGGGCTCCCGGCGGTCGGCGCAGTGCGCGTACCGGTCGACCACGTCGCGGATCGCCTGCCGCTCGAGGGCCCACTCCTCCCGGCTGAAGAAGCTCTCCTGGCTCGCCTGCGTCTCGGTCACCCGAGAAATCTCCCGCGTGCACCCGATGTCGACAACCGTCATGTGACGTACCGCGTGCGGTTCTGCGTGTCGAGGACGGAGTGACGGTACTCGCGGACGAGCTCAGTCGGCAGACGTCCGGCGACGCTCGTGCCCGGTGGCGGCGCGGAGGACGGAGGCGAGGAGGCCGGGGAAGCGCTGATCCAGGTCGTCGATGCGCAGCCGGACCGCATGGTCGCGTCCCCGCACCCGCGTGGCGGTCAGACCCGCCTCCCGCAGCGTCTTGAAGTGGAACGACAGAGTCGACTTGTGGAGGGACAGCCCGTACTCCTCCGTCGTGCACGGGTGGTACTCGCCGTCGGCGAGACGCGTGACGACCGTCAGCCTCACGGGATCCGCGAGGGCCTTCAGCAGGGCGACGACGTCGATGGACTCGACCGGAGGCACGGGGAACGGATCGGCTCGCACATCGTTTGACACATCTCAAACAATAGTCCATGATCGAAACAGTTTGATCATCATCAAACATACTCCGCGAGAGGGAACCCCTCAGGAAGCTGACGACCATGCCCACCAGCACAGACCCCCGCGTCCCCGACGACCGCGCCGCCCTCCGGAGCTCGGCGAATCCGACAGGACGGATCGCGACGAGCGCCCCGATCCGGACCGAGTTCGACGCGAAGGCGACGGCCGACGAGGTGCTCGCCGGCGTCGACCTCTCCGGCCGGGCCTACGTCGTCACAGGAGGAGCATCGGGCATCGGCCTCGAGACCTCCCTCGCGCTGGCCCGACGGGGCGCTCGAGTCGTCGCCGGAGTGCGCGACCCCGGAGCGGCCTCCGCGTCGCTGCCGGACACGGCCAGCGGCACCGGCCTCGAGTTGCGGCAGCTCGACCTCACCGATGCCGCCAGCATCACCCGCTTCACCGCGGGATGGGAAGGACGACTCGACGGCCTGGTCGCGAACGCCGGGGTGATGGCGATCCCGGACAGGCGCCTCGACGGTCACGGCTGGGAGCTCCAGCTGGCGACGAACTACCTCGGCCACTTCGCACTCGCGCGCGGCCTGCACCGCGCACTCGCCGACACCGGTGAGAGCCGGGTCGTCGTTCTGAGCTCGACCGCTCACCTGCGCGCAGAGGTCGATCTCGACGACCTGCACTACGACCGCCGACCGTACGACAGATGGAACGCCTACTCCCAGTCCAAGACCGCGGACGTGCTCCTCGCGACAGGCATCGCTCAGCGCTGGAACGCCGAGGGCATCACCGCCAACGCTCTGATGCCCGGCTGGATCACCACGAACCTGCAGCGGCACCTCGACGACGCCACCCTGCGGGCGATGGGAGCGATGGACGAGCAGGGCCGCCGCATCGAGCAGGACTTCTTCAAGACGCCGGCCCAGGGGGCGGCCACCTCCGTCCTGCTCGCGGCGTCGCCCGTTCTCGCGGGCGTCACCGGCCGGTACTTCGAGGACAACCAGGAGGCGGAGGTCGTGGACAGCGGCGAGGGCCGCAGCACCGGAGTCGCCCGCTACGCGATCGACCCCGGCACTGCCGAACGCCTCTGGGAGACGGCGGTCCGGGCCCTGGGCTAGCGCGGCGGAGTCGTCACCGCGACTCCGCCGCACGGCGCGCTCCCTGTCCTTCAGCGGAAGGCGTCGCTCAGCGACGCCGTCGCCAGCCAGATCGCGTGCTTCGCGGCCTCGGTGCCGTGCAGCGAGTTGACCATGACGAAGTCGTGGGTGATCCCGCCGAATCGCGCATTGGTCGCTCTGACCCCGGCCTCGCGCAGACGGGCGGCGAACTACTGCTCCCCCTCGTCGCGGAGGACGTCCGCCTCGGCCGTGATGATCAGGGTGTCGGGCAGCCCCGAGAGCTCCTCCAGACCCGCCCGCAGCGGGGAGGCCGTGATCTCGGCGCGCTGCGCCTCGTCGGTGGTGTACTGATCCCAGAACCACTTCATCCCCTCGCGGGAGAGGAAGTAGCCGACCTCGAACTCGTCGTACGACCCGGTGTCGAACGCGGCGTTCGTCACCGGGTAGAACAGCACCAGCTTGGCGAACGCCACGTCTCCACGGGACTTCGCGAGCAGTGCCAGCGCGATCGCCATGTTGCCACCGACGGAGTCGCCCGAGACGGCCAGGCGGCCGCCGTCGAGGCCCCTGCTCGCACCCTCGGCGACGATCCACTGCGCGGCCGCGTACGACTGCTCGATCGCGACCGGGTATCCCGCCTCGGGCGCC
The genomic region above belongs to Rathayibacter sp. VKM Ac-2759 and contains:
- a CDS encoding aldehyde dehydrogenase family protein, translating into MRDTLAPLEPIEPFLVDGAWLAPEGAELLDILDPATEELLTRVPQAGPAEIDAAVASARRAHEDARWSGMNPHDRSRILNRVADLIEERLEELAVLETRDNGKPIERSRADTATSARVFRYYAGAPSRLTGTVVPVDGGQHHVYTTLEPVGVAALILPWNFPIMTAAFKLAPALAAGCTVVVKPAEQTPLTMLRLAALCEEAGVPSGVVNVLTGDGRVGAALTVHPDVDKVSFTGSTEVGRKVMTAASADFKRLTLELGGKSPNIVFEDADLDAAVLTAMRASFGHSGQMCTAGSRLLVQRSILEETTERLAAAVRRVALGDGLAGGVTVGPLVSEEQRQQVLGYIAKGQEEGAVVAVGGGVPDRPGYYVEPTLFTGVTNSMTIAREEIFGPVVGIIPFDDEDDAVRIANDQSYGLAAGVWTRDLSRAHRLGRRLRAGTVWVNTYNLFDPALSFGGVGESGLGRDLGEEALRSFCESKSVVIAL
- a CDS encoding SDR family NAD(P)-dependent oxidoreductase, coding for MPTSTDPRVPDDRAALRSSANPTGRIATSAPIRTEFDAKATADEVLAGVDLSGRAYVVTGGASGIGLETSLALARRGARVVAGVRDPGAASASLPDTASGTGLELRQLDLTDAASITRFTAGWEGRLDGLVANAGVMAIPDRRLDGHGWELQLATNYLGHFALARGLHRALADTGESRVVVLSSTAHLRAEVDLDDLHYDRRPYDRWNAYSQSKTADVLLATGIAQRWNAEGITANALMPGWITTNLQRHLDDATLRAMGAMDEQGRRIEQDFFKTPAQGAATSVLLAASPVLAGVTGRYFEDNQEAEVVDSGEGRSTGVARYAIDPGTAERLWETAVRALG
- a CDS encoding helix-turn-helix domain-containing protein; protein product: MSNDVRADPFPVPPVESIDVVALLKALADPVRLTVVTRLADGEYHPCTTEEYGLSLHKSTLSFHFKTLREAGLTATRVRGRDHAVRLRIDDLDQRFPGLLASVLRAATGHERRRTSAD
- a CDS encoding nuclear transport factor 2 family protein; translation: MTETQASQESFFSREEWALERQAIRDVVDRYAHCADRREPEGQAAVFAPDGRVVLYEGDPSANEPLRTITGREELTATFAQLIAQYDVTTYLNGQSTVVATGRRSAVGETYCLASHLLHDDGERILLTMSLRYLDRFIAIDGAWFIEERRLVFDWVDRRASRP
- a CDS encoding nuclear transport factor 2 family protein, producing the protein MTDQIETLMTANLLEVFGERDPVRRREAIERTYTEDVSFLDPDEIVDGYDALDAKAGKLLEDAPGFVFSPAGRVYVNHDMGYLAWSFGPEGQPPVVRGLDACFIRDGRIAKVYTLLLAE
- a CDS encoding TerC family protein; translated protein: MQVTPAVWLITIAVTIAFFVYEFFAHVRKPHEPTIGESARWSAFYIGLALLFGVGIGFVSDWRYGGEYFAGYLTEKALSLDNLFLFLIIMTGFAVPKIYQQKVLMIGIVIALIMRGGFIAVGAALIENFSWVFYLFGALLFVLAYQQIKGDHGDPSNNAFMRFVRRILPVTDEYHGDRLTVKKDGRRFVTPMLLTIVAIGFIDLVFALDSIPAIYGLTNEAYIVFTANAFALMGLRQLFFLIGGLLERLVYLSQGLAVILGFIAVKLVFHALHVNEVPFINGGRPLLWVPEIPIWFSLTFIGTTIAVATIASLVKTRGDRSKSDRATVEGAPIETAADADSRVERTTDA
- a CDS encoding phosphotriesterase, with protein sequence MAIQTVLGPVEPAGLGAVSMHEHLLTDASALQRPGVERRLDPDAPVTAELAAALRWSQLALADNLRLDDPELLAEELRIGAASGLGAAVDLSSLGFGPDHERLPALSRASGVTVIAGYGAYLPRLLPEWYLALDLDGRTTLFENALTDAIPGAGYRAGLLGLMGTTGAFATPDGEEERLSLTAAARAAAATGSAITVRLAADARNGLEVLEHVLAEGVDASRVVFSTVDEFLDLPYLRDLGQAGAVLEMCFGNEGAHVGRIRNASDPQRLDALLELLGTDPDLRWVLGHSTWTKGQLRRFGGHGLDHLTARVLPALGHFGVADDVLHRISVAEPARLLDRP